The Acidobacteriota bacterium genome has a window encoding:
- a CDS encoding Flp family type IVb pilin, whose translation MNTIKNFWNDETGLELSEYAVGAGLIAIAVATAFTNLGSQITSGINGLTGKIKSS comes from the coding sequence ATGAACACGATCAAGAATTTCTGGAACGATGAAACCGGTTTGGAATTGTCCGAGTACGCCGTGGGCGCGGGCCTGATTGCTATCGCGGTGGCGACGGCGTTCACGAACCTCGGTTCGCAAATCACCTCGGGCATCAACGGCCTGACCGGCAAGATCAAATCCAGCTAA
- a CDS encoding pilus assembly protein N-terminal domain-containing protein, with product MMTTFPSNTRKFCRSALSVSLLFLVLLASSVPTRAQAFAQENSLNVSFSAPPKEAVPVYVLAGQSVLIVFDQSIGRLAVSNSDVAEAVLVAPNQMMINGKVSGRATFTAWSKDTSTFVFFSVDVRVNLAQLDSQVRVLFPNMDIRLSQANGAVVISGSIPPAMMKQVETVVNAAGYKTVNLIGQSVEHIAQVQLSVKVAEVTRNKLSEFSYAPVYQPNVGQGGYTNTGAAPWSLSNVTNGNMFGTVASSLNVFFMSNNVFNFIRALQNNGALRALAEPNLVAMDGQEASFLAGGEIPVPVVLGTGGATVLWKEYGIRLRFKPTILDEQHIRLDIEPEVSSLDFANAVRFEGFLIPALRTRKAKTGIELQNGQTFGIAGLMDNNETKSLGKIPVLADVPILGQLFKSRSFQRNESELVFIVTTKIVKPWNPDEVPQLKGVDNLQNGSPLGITLPSGSMPKDDKTGANSEASKEAGKDSPAEQPKDKEKPGEVKEEGAAPAATPVAPVEGVKPTVIEAVPAPAPAANPAATTPEGEKPGEKPAPPGTPAATPEASGGTTVPADSSAPSNTSPQTPTSKETPTNPDKEKPPAPVTKPGAERVAKTGQALQAMQWKLMVPATPAAAVTAQTRP from the coding sequence ATGATGACTACCTTTCCCTCCAATACGCGAAAATTTTGCCGCAGTGCGCTGTCTGTGTCGCTGCTGTTCTTGGTGCTGCTGGCGTCAAGTGTGCCCACTCGGGCACAAGCCTTTGCTCAGGAAAACAGCCTGAATGTTTCTTTCAGCGCGCCGCCCAAAGAAGCTGTGCCGGTCTATGTGCTGGCCGGGCAATCGGTGTTGATCGTGTTCGATCAGTCCATTGGCCGTCTGGCCGTTTCCAACAGCGATGTGGCGGAAGCCGTGCTGGTCGCGCCGAATCAAATGATGATCAACGGCAAGGTCAGCGGGCGCGCCACCTTTACCGCCTGGTCGAAAGATACTTCGACCTTCGTGTTTTTCAGTGTGGATGTGCGCGTGAACCTGGCGCAGCTCGATTCGCAGGTGCGGGTGCTCTTTCCGAATATGGACATTCGCCTGAGCCAGGCTAACGGTGCGGTCGTGATTTCCGGCTCGATTCCGCCGGCGATGATGAAACAGGTCGAGACGGTGGTGAATGCCGCCGGTTACAAGACGGTCAATCTGATCGGCCAGTCGGTCGAACACATTGCGCAGGTGCAATTGAGCGTTAAAGTCGCCGAGGTCACGCGCAACAAACTCAGCGAGTTTTCTTATGCGCCCGTGTACCAGCCGAACGTGGGCCAAGGTGGTTATACGAACACCGGCGCCGCGCCCTGGTCGCTCTCGAATGTGACCAACGGCAATATGTTCGGCACGGTGGCCAGTTCGCTCAATGTCTTTTTCATGAGCAACAACGTGTTCAACTTCATCCGCGCGTTGCAAAACAATGGCGCGTTGCGGGCATTGGCCGAGCCGAATCTGGTGGCGATGGACGGGCAGGAAGCGAGCTTCCTGGCGGGTGGCGAAATTCCGGTACCGGTGGTGCTGGGCACGGGTGGCGCGACGGTGCTGTGGAAAGAGTATGGCATCCGGTTGCGGTTTAAGCCGACGATTCTCGATGAGCAGCACATTCGGTTGGACATTGAACCGGAAGTGTCTTCGCTCGACTTTGCCAATGCGGTGCGCTTCGAGGGCTTTTTGATTCCGGCCTTGCGCACACGCAAAGCCAAGACCGGCATCGAACTGCAAAACGGCCAGACTTTCGGGATCGCCGGTTTGATGGATAACAATGAAACGAAATCGCTGGGCAAAATTCCGGTGCTGGCCGATGTGCCCATTCTGGGACAGCTTTTCAAATCGCGCTCTTTCCAGCGCAATGAATCGGAGTTGGTCTTCATCGTGACCACGAAGATCGTCAAGCCCTGGAATCCTGATGAAGTCCCGCAATTGAAAGGCGTGGATAATTTGCAGAACGGTTCTCCGCTCGGCATCACGCTGCCCAGCGGCTCCATGCCGAAAGACGACAAGACCGGCGCGAATAGCGAAGCCAGCAAAGAAGCTGGAAAAGATTCCCCCGCAGAGCAGCCGAAGGACAAAGAAAAACCTGGTGAGGTCAAAGAAGAGGGCGCCGCCCCGGCGGCAACGCCAGTGGCGCCGGTGGAAGGCGTGAAACCGACGGTCATTGAAGCCGTGCCCGCGCCTGCCCCGGCAGCGAATCCGGCTGCCACAACTCCCGAAGGTGAGAAGCCAGGCGAGAAACCCGCGCCGCCGGGAACACCCGCGGCAACGCCCGAAGCGAGCGGTGGCACCACGGTGCCAGCCGATTCGAGTGCGCCGAGTAATACTTCGCCCCAAACCCCCACTTCCAAGGAGACTCCCACGAATCCTGACAAAGAGAAACCGCCCGCGCCAGTTACCAAGCCCGGTGCCGAACGCGTGGCCAAGACTGGACAGGCATTGCAGGCCATGCAGTGGAAATTGATGGTCCCGGCAACGCCTGCGGCAGCCGTGACGGCCCAAACCAGGCCGTAA
- a CDS encoding type II secretion system protein GspG has translation MAESIKQQCVECGAPLAPNRRYCLACQAPVAGATRQAEKRLEFVSQIASTQRPDKTIVFVPELKEARLQREKRNRRVLIAAALSCVVLVLLSFVYWRAQQRKQVQVRLQRRETLARNELDRYAKALETFRADANRYPSKLEGLNALLKQPSTIANWRGPYIEGDYSLDPWGNEYVYRVYNDGAAYELFTNGPEGEAAGKPFLQVNSGGVRTNDGAKP, from the coding sequence ATGGCGGAAAGTATCAAACAACAATGTGTGGAATGCGGCGCGCCGCTGGCACCCAATCGGCGCTACTGCCTGGCCTGCCAAGCGCCGGTCGCGGGCGCCACGCGCCAAGCAGAGAAACGCCTGGAATTCGTCAGCCAGATCGCCTCGACGCAGCGGCCCGACAAGACCATCGTGTTTGTGCCGGAGTTAAAAGAGGCGCGGCTGCAACGTGAGAAACGCAATCGGCGTGTCTTGATCGCGGCGGCGCTGAGCTGTGTTGTGCTGGTACTGCTGTCCTTTGTTTATTGGCGCGCCCAGCAACGCAAGCAAGTGCAGGTTCGGCTGCAACGGCGCGAGACGCTGGCGCGCAACGAACTCGACCGCTATGCCAAGGCGCTCGAAACCTTCCGCGCCGACGCCAACCGTTACCCCAGCAAACTGGAAGGCTTGAACGCACTGCTCAAACAACCCTCCACTATCGCCAACTGGCGCGGGCCCTATATCGAAGGCGATTATTCGCTCGATCCCTGGGGCAACGAATATGTCTATCGCGTTTACAACGACGGGGCGGCTTACGAGCTTTTCACGAATGGGCCGGAAGGCGAGGCGGCGGGCAAGCCGTTTCTGCAAGTCAATTCCGGTGGCGTGCGCACCAACGACGGAGCGAAACCTTAA
- a CDS encoding AMP-binding protein has product MRGNLVSFLEDALTRASETALVHCRGLRTERWTYGQLAQTAFQFARELEARGVGKGERVLFWSESCAEWVAAFFGCLLRGVIVVPLDEQSAPDFAARVQQQVSARLLLCGEAQRQFFKVDVPALLFADLSELLSRHSTAKYEAVTLSADDLAEIIFTSGTTAEPKGVCLSQRNLLANLAPLETEIAKYRRWERLFRPLGFLNLLPLSHVFGQFLGIFVPQILGGEVFLPSTLNPAEIISTVKRERISVIAAVPRQLETLRDKLERDYAAQGKLAEFQARFAAAAGEHYFKRWWRFRAVHNRFGWKFWAFVAGGATLEEETEGFWQRLGFAVVQGYGMTETASLVSVNHPFKLRHGSIGKTLPGQEIKLGENGEILVRGANVAAGYWPTASYEDGVQAMSGDEGWLHTGDVGELDAAGNLYFKGRQKDVIVTAAGLNIYPEDLEAALNKQPAVRASCVLGVAGARGPEAVAVLILRDQNADPAAIVEQANKALSTAQQLRHWFVWPEPDFPRTPTQKVRKNLVKQVVAADGQSTVNVPSQAQPLHALIASLSGQAAEPHTSLKLDSLGRVELASALEDRFQIEVDEAAITADTTLADLEKLLQSGAADVAGTTTTPQPYPYPGWALREPVRLWRLLWYYVLLLPLTRLLCWVQVRQRERLADLHEPVLFIANHISMVDHGLILSALPWRFRHRLAIAMGGERLRGLRHPAASVNWWGRAWLRLQYLLVVTLFNVFPLPQKSGFRRSFAHAGAAVDRGYSVLVFPEGRTTQDGAMLPFLPGIGLLAAQLNVAVVPIKIEGLFELKQRQRPWAWPGAVKLTFGKPLRFARDAEPAAITHALAEQVKALGTVEEH; this is encoded by the coding sequence ATGCGTGGAAATCTTGTCAGCTTCTTGGAGGATGCGTTGACGCGCGCCAGCGAGACCGCGCTGGTGCATTGCCGTGGTTTGCGCACCGAACGTTGGACGTATGGCCAGTTGGCGCAGACGGCCTTTCAATTCGCGCGTGAACTGGAAGCGCGCGGCGTTGGCAAAGGCGAGCGCGTGTTGTTCTGGTCGGAGAGTTGCGCCGAATGGGTGGCGGCGTTTTTCGGCTGCCTGCTGCGCGGCGTGATCGTCGTGCCGTTGGATGAGCAGAGCGCGCCTGATTTTGCGGCGCGCGTGCAGCAGCAGGTTTCAGCACGGTTGCTGTTGTGTGGCGAAGCGCAGCGGCAATTTTTCAAAGTGGATGTACCTGCACTGCTTTTCGCTGATTTGAGCGAGTTACTCAGCCGCCATTCAACCGCCAAATATGAGGCGGTCACGCTGAGCGCGGATGATCTGGCCGAGATCATTTTTACTTCGGGCACGACGGCAGAACCCAAAGGCGTCTGCCTGTCGCAGCGCAACCTGCTGGCCAACCTGGCGCCGCTCGAAACCGAAATCGCCAAATACCGGCGCTGGGAGCGGCTGTTTCGTCCTTTGGGGTTTTTGAACCTGCTGCCATTGAGCCATGTCTTCGGCCAATTCCTGGGCATCTTTGTCCCGCAAATTCTGGGCGGCGAAGTCTTTCTGCCCAGCACGCTCAACCCGGCTGAAATCATCTCGACGGTCAAGCGCGAGCGCATCTCGGTGATCGCCGCCGTGCCACGCCAGCTTGAAACCCTGCGCGACAAACTCGAACGCGATTACGCGGCGCAGGGGAAGCTGGCTGAGTTTCAGGCGCGTTTTGCCGCCGCCGCCGGAGAGCATTATTTCAAACGCTGGTGGCGCTTTCGCGCTGTGCACAATCGTTTCGGTTGGAAGTTCTGGGCCTTCGTGGCAGGTGGCGCGACGTTGGAAGAAGAGACCGAAGGTTTTTGGCAGCGGCTGGGCTTTGCCGTGGTACAAGGTTATGGGATGACCGAAACGGCTTCGCTCGTGAGCGTCAATCATCCGTTCAAACTCCGCCACGGTTCGATTGGCAAAACGTTGCCGGGCCAGGAAATCAAACTAGGCGAGAACGGCGAAATTCTGGTGCGTGGCGCGAATGTGGCAGCGGGGTATTGGCCCACTGCTTCTTATGAGGACGGGGTGCAAGCGATGTCTGGCGACGAAGGCTGGTTACACACGGGCGATGTGGGCGAACTGGATGCGGCAGGCAATCTCTATTTCAAGGGCCGCCAGAAAGACGTGATCGTGACGGCGGCGGGGTTGAACATCTATCCCGAAGATTTGGAAGCGGCGCTGAACAAGCAGCCAGCCGTGCGCGCCAGTTGCGTGCTCGGCGTCGCAGGCGCACGCGGCCCGGAGGCCGTAGCCGTCCTGATCTTGCGCGATCAAAACGCTGACCCCGCCGCCATCGTCGAACAGGCGAACAAAGCATTGAGCACGGCCCAGCAATTGCGCCACTGGTTCGTCTGGCCCGAACCGGATTTCCCGCGCACGCCGACGCAGAAGGTACGCAAGAATCTGGTTAAACAAGTTGTCGCTGCGGATGGGCAGTCAACGGTGAATGTGCCAAGCCAGGCGCAACCCTTGCACGCGCTCATTGCCAGTTTGAGCGGGCAAGCGGCGGAACCGCACACCAGTCTGAAGCTGGATTCGCTGGGCCGCGTCGAATTGGCGAGCGCGCTGGAAGATCGCTTCCAGATCGAAGTGGACGAGGCCGCCATCACTGCCGACACCACGCTGGCCGACTTGGAAAAGCTGCTTCAATCCGGCGCGGCAGATGTCGCTGGCACCACGACTACACCGCAGCCTTATCCTTATCCGGGTTGGGCGTTGCGCGAACCGGTACGTTTATGGCGCTTGCTCTGGTATTACGTTTTGCTGTTGCCGCTCACGCGGTTGTTGTGTTGGGTGCAAGTGCGCCAACGCGAACGGCTGGCTGATTTGCACGAGCCGGTCTTGTTTATCGCCAATCACATTTCGATGGTGGATCACGGATTGATTCTATCAGCGCTGCCGTGGCGCTTTCGGCACCGGCTGGCGATTGCGATGGGCGGCGAGCGTTTGCGCGGCTTGCGGCATCCGGCGGCGAGTGTGAATTGGTGGGGTCGTGCTTGGTTGCGGTTGCAGTACCTGCTGGTGGTGACGTTGTTCAACGTCTTTCCGCTGCCGCAAAAAAGCGGCTTCCGGCGCAGCTTTGCGCACGCCGGCGCGGCGGTGGATCGCGGCTACAGCGTGCTGGTCTTTCCCGAAGGCCGCACCACCCAAGACGGCGCAATGCTACCGTTTCTGCCCGGCATTGGTTTGCTGGCAGCGCAATTAAACGTGGCCGTCGTGCCCATCAAGATCGAAGGGCTATTTGAATTGAAGCAGCGCCAGCGCCCTTGGGCTTGGCCGGGCGCGGTGAAACTCACGTTCGGCAAGCCGCTGCGGTTTGCGCGGGACGCGGAACCCGCAGCCATTACGCACGCGTTGGCGGAGCAGGTGAAGGCCTTGGGCACGGTTGAAGAGCACTGA
- a CDS encoding Flp family type IVb pilin has translation MNALKNFWNDETGLELSEYAVGAGLIAIAVAAAFTNLGSQITAGIDGLTGKIQSS, from the coding sequence ATGAACGCACTGAAGAATTTTTGGAATGACGAGACCGGTTTGGAATTGTCCGAATACGCCGTGGGCGCGGGCCTGATCGCCATCGCGGTGGCGGCGGCATTCACCAACCTCGGTTCGCAAATCACCGCAGGCATTGATGGCCTGACCGGCAAAATTCAATCGAGCTAA
- a CDS encoding Flp family type IVb pilin, whose product MATMNAVKNFWNDETGLELSEYAVGAGLIAIAVATAFTNLGSQITSGINGLTGKIKSS is encoded by the coding sequence ATGGCAACCATGAACGCAGTGAAAAATTTCTGGAACGACGAAACTGGTTTGGAATTGTCCGAATACGCCGTGGGCGCGGGCCTGATCGCTATCGCGGTGGCGACGGCGTTCACGAACCTCGGTTCGCAAATCACCTCGGGCATCAACGGCCTGACGGGCAAGATCAAATCCAGCTAG
- a CDS encoding prepilin peptidase, with the protein MYYDVRYRRIPNVFVLLGLVGGLCLNIWQAGWLGLRESLLGCTLAFFLMFVVRMYSGALGPGDIKWFAAIGAIIGWQVVLPAFLIVLMTGMVLAFINVMRLGTFRLTMERVWMILYGMLPGQQIPRFPIPEDRQKALPYGVAICMGSLIALVRQLPQFS; encoded by the coding sequence ATGTATTACGACGTGCGCTACCGTCGGATTCCCAATGTGTTTGTGCTGCTGGGATTGGTTGGCGGCTTGTGTCTGAACATTTGGCAAGCGGGCTGGTTGGGCCTGCGCGAGAGCCTCTTGGGCTGCACCCTGGCATTTTTTCTGATGTTCGTCGTGCGCATGTATTCGGGCGCCCTGGGGCCAGGCGACATCAAATGGTTTGCCGCCATTGGGGCCATCATCGGTTGGCAAGTGGTGCTCCCCGCGTTTTTGATCGTGCTGATGACGGGCATGGTGCTGGCCTTTATCAATGTGATGCGGCTGGGCACGTTCCGCCTCACGATGGAACGCGTGTGGATGATTTTGTACGGCATGCTGCCGGGCCAACAGATTCCCCGGTTCCCCATTCCGGAGGACCGCCAAAAAGCTTTGCCTTACGGGGTTGCCATATGCATGGGCAGCCTAATTGCTTTGGTACGACAGCTTCCCCAATTCAGTTGA
- a CDS encoding neutral/alkaline non-lysosomal ceramidase N-terminal domain-containing protein → MARWMIAIVCLFVLLCLVLNAERTAAKDELKVGVAAVAVTPFGQNQAWDGTVTASGVWGETFTDQNGNGVWDSGEPFVDDPGNTELDASSKNKYDGIYLAGFGNKRLATGKHDDLWARTIVLEYGTTKLAIVAVDFIGYYSEAKYYGLNHVRKYLDPKLGIHTIGDILIASTHSHEGPDTIGAWGHGALNDGKYPKYLRFVDQQIARSIQLAAAKLEPARVKLGQTDAQKSPGVAGMQTRTGGRPPHFFDEELRVLQFVGTRGARKDKAIATLVNWNTHPESMEDKNTVLTSDFCHSIREEVEKRFGGTALYVNGAIGAAEIIGDTNRKTNDRSTFDGKQYDLPAIFGKTDLMFERTMAIGREVAKATIAALENGEWSKTNALEVRQADLQVPMDNPAYLMASKIGVLDTMEIPSDEQLKAGALPQAKTTLYAIRLGDAQLVTTPGELFPEVFYGVAKYRRSDCPAADNGAPPEPSIREAMTAKYRFMLGLCPDEFGYIVPRYDWQREPLDMQKLDFKRAIDPCKAKGVPNHYHETNSASSVLAPASACVTVALLTGKVPNVAACQGVAQYSAYVRELGDTSSKR, encoded by the coding sequence ATGGCGCGTTGGATGATCGCTATTGTGTGTTTGTTCGTATTGCTCTGTTTAGTTTTGAACGCTGAAAGGACAGCGGCAAAGGATGAACTCAAAGTTGGCGTTGCCGCTGTTGCCGTAACTCCCTTCGGCCAAAATCAGGCCTGGGATGGCACGGTCACGGCATCCGGCGTCTGGGGCGAGACCTTCACCGACCAGAACGGCAACGGCGTCTGGGACAGCGGCGAGCCGTTTGTGGACGACCCCGGCAACACTGAACTCGACGCCAGTTCCAAGAACAAATACGACGGCATCTATCTGGCGGGCTTCGGGAATAAACGCTTGGCGACCGGCAAGCACGACGATCTGTGGGCGCGCACGATTGTGCTGGAATACGGCACGACCAAACTCGCCATCGTAGCGGTGGATTTCATCGGCTACTATTCCGAAGCGAAGTATTACGGCCTGAATCACGTGCGCAAATACCTCGACCCCAAGCTCGGCATCCACACTATTGGGGACATCCTGATCGCCAGCACGCACAGCCACGAAGGCCCTGACACCATCGGCGCGTGGGGTCACGGTGCGCTTAACGATGGCAAGTATCCAAAATATCTGCGGTTCGTGGATCAACAGATTGCGCGCAGCATTCAACTGGCCGCCGCTAAACTGGAACCGGCGCGCGTGAAGCTGGGCCAGACCGATGCGCAAAAATCGCCGGGTGTGGCTGGGATGCAAACGCGCACGGGTGGCCGCCCACCGCATTTCTTTGACGAAGAGTTGCGTGTGTTGCAATTCGTCGGGACGCGCGGCGCGCGCAAAGACAAGGCCATCGCCACGTTGGTCAATTGGAATACGCACCCCGAATCTATGGAAGACAAGAACACGGTGCTGACATCCGACTTTTGCCATTCGATTCGCGAAGAGGTTGAAAAGCGCTTCGGCGGCACGGCGCTCTATGTCAACGGCGCGATTGGCGCGGCGGAGATCATCGGCGACACCAATCGCAAGACGAATGACCGCAGCACCTTTGACGGTAAGCAGTACGATTTGCCCGCGATCTTCGGCAAAACCGATTTGATGTTCGAGCGCACGATGGCGATTGGGCGCGAGGTCGCCAAAGCCACCATTGCCGCGTTGGAAAACGGCGAATGGAGCAAGACGAATGCGCTCGAAGTAAGACAGGCCGACCTGCAAGTGCCGATGGATAACCCGGCCTACTTGATGGCTTCGAAAATCGGCGTGCTTGATACGATGGAGATTCCGTCGGATGAGCAACTCAAGGCGGGCGCCTTGCCGCAAGCCAAAACGACGCTCTATGCGATTCGGCTGGGCGATGCGCAACTGGTGACCACGCCCGGCGAACTCTTTCCCGAAGTGTTTTACGGCGTTGCCAAATACCGCCGCAGCGATTGCCCGGCAGCCGATAACGGCGCGCCGCCTGAACCGTCCATCCGCGAGGCGATGACGGCCAAGTATCGTTTCATGCTGGGTCTGTGCCCGGATGAGTTCGGCTACATCGTGCCGCGTTACGATTGGCAGCGCGAACCGCTGGATATGCAGAAGCTCGATTTCAAACGAGCCATTGACCCGTGCAAAGCCAAAGGTGTGCCGAATCACTACCACGAGACCAATTCGGCGAGTTCGGTACTCGCGCCTGCTTCGGCGTGCGTGACGGTGGCGTTGCTGACGGGCAAAGTGCCCAACGTTGCCGCTTGTCAGGGCGTTGCGCAGTATTCGGCCTATGTGCGCGAGTTGGGAGACACTTCGTCGAAGCGCTGA
- a CDS encoding Flp family type IVb pilin — protein sequence MNTIKNFWNDETGLELSEYAVGAGLIAIAVATAFTNLGSQITSGINGLTGKIKSS from the coding sequence ATGAATACGATCAAGAATTTCTGGAACGACGAAACCGGTTTGGAATTGTCCGAGTACGCCGTGGGCGCGGGCCTGATTGCTATCGCGGTGGCGACGGCGTTCACGAACCTCGGTTCGCAAATCACCTCGGGCATCAACGGCCTGACGGGCAAGATCAAATCCAGCTAA
- the cpaB gene encoding Flp pilus assembly protein CpaB, whose amino-acid sequence MKNKALVLVLAGAVVFGLLAAMSVSKYTSSNAQVGDMTNMVVARVEVPLGTQLNQDQLTVVQVPKTAAPEQSFTKTEDLIGRVAINAIGPKEPLTEFRLAPKGSLSGLAALVPEGYRAITVRVDDEAGVAGLLAPGMLVDLISVVTPPDGAQMGPISKIVLQNVKVLATGQNMALPKEQVEATRVNSVTLLVTPQEAEKVMLASYDARLRMIVRNYIDNKSVDTTGITKRSVLSGDFVQPIPSAAAADTQAARPQADYAPRRPRAYTGGANWYESLPKEKPAVPAATPKPVNQIEVFDGKKKSTVEFPQDQQ is encoded by the coding sequence ATGAAGAATAAAGCGTTAGTGCTAGTGCTGGCCGGTGCAGTGGTGTTCGGCCTGCTGGCTGCGATGTCCGTCAGCAAATACACCTCCAGCAACGCGCAGGTAGGTGATATGACCAATATGGTAGTGGCGCGCGTCGAAGTCCCGCTGGGCACGCAACTCAACCAAGATCAACTGACGGTGGTGCAGGTGCCAAAAACGGCGGCGCCCGAACAGTCTTTTACCAAGACCGAAGACCTGATCGGCCGCGTGGCCATTAACGCCATCGGCCCGAAAGAGCCGCTGACCGAATTTCGCTTGGCGCCGAAAGGCTCGCTCTCCGGTTTGGCGGCGCTGGTGCCCGAAGGTTACCGCGCCATCACCGTGCGCGTAGACGATGAAGCGGGCGTGGCCGGTCTCTTGGCGCCGGGCATGTTGGTGGATTTGATTTCGGTGGTGACGCCGCCCGACGGCGCGCAAATGGGGCCGATCTCGAAGATCGTGCTGCAAAACGTCAAGGTCCTGGCGACGGGACAGAACATGGCCTTGCCCAAAGAGCAGGTCGAAGCCACGCGCGTCAATTCGGTGACGCTGCTCGTCACGCCGCAAGAAGCCGAGAAAGTGATGTTGGCTTCGTATGACGCCCGCCTGCGCATGATCGTGCGCAACTACATTGACAATAAGAGCGTTGACACGACCGGCATTACCAAGCGCAGCGTGCTCAGCGGCGATTTTGTCCAACCGATTCCGAGCGCAGCGGCCGCCGACACGCAAGCCGCGCGTCCGCAGGCTGACTATGCGCCGCGCCGCCCGCGTGCTTATACGGGTGGGGCGAACTGGTATGAGAGTTTGCCGAAGGAGAAACCGGCGGTTCCGGCCGCGACGCCGAAGCCGGTCAATCAGATCGAGGTGTTTGACGGGAAGAAAAAGAGCACCGTCGAATTTCCGCAAGATCAGCAATAG
- a CDS encoding pilus assembly protein, with amino-acid sequence MLKRIFRRKRRGEHGMQLIEMAFVMPVLMLVMGGLVELSYYFYTYSTLARATRAGAGYISSKSMVSTETDKAKNLVVCGELNSCSGFSPLVPGLTAANVSVTVATVGTDKQVTVKIINYSYTPLFKLNEMSSLFTSDTSKQIAWNTSVTQVNAGTTMRYVGDR; translated from the coding sequence ATGTTGAAAAGAATTTTCAGACGTAAGCGCCGTGGCGAACACGGCATGCAATTAATCGAGATGGCCTTCGTCATGCCCGTCCTGATGTTAGTGATGGGTGGGCTGGTCGAACTGTCTTATTACTTTTACACCTACTCCACCCTGGCCCGGGCGACCCGCGCCGGGGCGGGCTACATCTCTAGCAAGTCCATGGTTTCCACCGAGACTGACAAAGCCAAAAACCTGGTGGTTTGCGGCGAACTCAATTCCTGTAGTGGCTTTTCTCCGTTGGTGCCAGGGCTGACAGCGGCGAATGTGAGTGTCACCGTCGCCACGGTGGGGACGGATAAACAGGTGACCGTGAAGATCATCAATTACAGCTATACGCCGCTCTTTAAGCTGAATGAGATGAGTTCACTGTTCACCAGTGATACTTCAAAGCAAATTGCCTGGAATACCAGCGTCACACAAGTGAACGCCGGGACCACGATGCGCTATGTCGGTGACAGATAG
- a CDS encoding pilus assembly protein, with protein MFRRKNRSGSSNTERGASFPEFAIGGMVFLTAVFGIIEFSRLLWTHNALTDAVRKGARYAATTSSANSTAVKNMVVYGTTAAGAAGSEVVFGITTANVNVAYSAGYDTKNGSVTVKVTGFAFSFNIPLVGATITLPDYKATVTAESAGRVPADI; from the coding sequence ATGTTTAGGCGAAAAAATCGGAGTGGCTCAAGCAATACCGAACGCGGGGCGTCTTTCCCTGAATTTGCCATCGGCGGCATGGTCTTTCTCACCGCCGTGTTCGGAATCATTGAATTTAGCCGTTTGCTCTGGACGCACAATGCCTTGACCGATGCCGTGCGCAAAGGGGCGCGCTATGCCGCGACCACTTCTTCTGCCAATAGCACGGCGGTGAAGAATATGGTTGTCTATGGCACCACTGCGGCGGGGGCGGCTGGTAGCGAAGTGGTATTTGGCATCACGACGGCGAACGTCAACGTCGCCTATTCGGCTGGTTACGACACCAAAAACGGCAGCGTCACGGTGAAAGTGACCGGCTTTGCGTTCAGCTTTAATATCCCTTTGGTCGGCGCCACGATCACCCTGCCTGATTATAAGGCGACCGTGACCGCCGAAAGCGCTGGCCGTGTGCCAGCCGATATATAA